A genome region from Prionailurus viverrinus isolate Anna chromosome A3, UM_Priviv_1.0, whole genome shotgun sequence includes the following:
- the LRATD1 gene encoding protein LRATD1: MGNQLDRITHLNYSELPTGDPSGIEKDELRVGVAYFFSDEEEDLDERGQPDKFGVKAPPGCTPCPESPSRHRHHLLHQLVLNETQFSAFRGQECIFSKVSGGPQGADLSVYAVTALPALCEPGDLLELLWLQPAPEPPAPAPHWAVYVGGGQIIHLHQGEIRQDSLYEAGAANVGRVVNSWYRYRPLVAELVVQNACGHLGLKSEEICWTNSESFAAWCRFGKREFKAGGEVPAGTQPPQQQYYLKVHLGENKVHTARFHSLEDLIREKRRIDASGRLRVLQELADLVDDKE; encoded by the coding sequence ATGGGCAACCAACTGGACCGCATCACCCACCTCAACTACAGCGAGTTGCCCACAGGGGACCCGTCGGGGATCGAGAAGGACGAGCTACGAGTTGGGGTCGCCTACTTCTTCTCGGATGAGGAGGAGGACCTGGACGAACGCGGCCAGCCCGACAAGTTCGGCGTGAAGGCCCCCCCGGGCTGCACCCCGTGCCCAGAGAGCCCCAGCCGCCACCGCCACCACCTGCTGCACCAGCTGGTCCTCAACGAAACTCAGTTCTCCGCCTTCCGGGGGCAGGAATGCATCTTTTCCAAAGTGAGCGGCGGCCCTCAGGGCGCCGACCTGAGCGTCTACGCTGTCACAGCGCTGCCCGCGCTCTGCGAGCCGGGCGACCTGCTGGAGCTGCTGTGGCTGCAGCCGGCGCCCGagccgcccgcccccgccccgcactGGGCCGTCTATGTGGGTGGCGGGCAGATCATCCACCTGCACCAAGGCGAGATCCGCCAGGACAGCCTGTACGAGGCGGGCGCGGCCAACGTGGGCCGGGTGGTGAATAGCTGGTACCGCTACCGCCCGCTGGTGGCCGAGCTGGTGGTGCAGAACGCCTGCGGCCACCTGGGCCTCAAGAGCGAGGAGATCTGCTGGACGAACTCGGAGAGCTTCGCCGCCTGGTGCCGCTTTGGTAAGCGGGAGTTCAAGGCGGGAGGGGAGGTGCCGGCCGGCACGCAGCCCCCGCAGCAGCAGTACTATCTCAAGGTGCACCTGGGCGAGAACAAGGTGCACACGGCCAGGTTTCACAGCCTGGAAGACCTCATCCGCGAGAAGCGCCGCATCGACGCCAGCGGCCGCCTGCGAGTGCTCCAGGAGCTCGCCGACCTCGTGGACGACAAGGAGTAG